A DNA window from Helianthus annuus cultivar XRQ/B chromosome 15, HanXRQr2.0-SUNRISE, whole genome shotgun sequence contains the following coding sequences:
- the LOC110913669 gene encoding uncharacterized protein LOC110913669, whose translation MEKLVLALIHASRRLRRYFANHVIHVLTNYNIGNILARPEVSGRLAKWAIELGGHNVVFRPRPSIKGQVLADFMTEVPDDKDRECKAREKAEKKQTEEPWLLYTDGASNEDGAGAGLRLVSPDKHEFTYAIRLDFKSTNNEAEYEAFLAGLRLAIKMGVRHIEAHVDSMLVAGQINGQYEAKGDIMALYLSQAKTLLQTFYSYKVHHINRSENKPADALSKLASTSFQHLAKDVRIEVLSNPSVPLREVSVIQTGTTSWMTPIIMYLQSGILPENKAEARKIKYKSEHYQMADGILYRKSYLGPLLRCVDADDANYLIREVHEGICGIHAGPRMVVAKVMNAGYYWPGMHLDAVKELRKCSGYQRHAPKTMRPKNELVPVTTAWPFQQWGIDMVGPFPEAPGAVKFIIVAVYYFTKWVEAKTLASTTSAVVKRFIWEQIICRFGLPLRIITDNGTNFAADDLERWFKELNIEHTFSSVAHPQGNGQVEAVNKSIVDGIKARLGEKKTWVGR comes from the coding sequence ATGGAAAAGCTTGTCCTTGCACTGATTCACGCGTCAAGAAGGCTGCGCCGATATTTCGCCAACCACGTCATCCACGTGCTAACAAACTACAATATTGGGAATATCCTAGCAAGGCCAGAAGTATCAGGAAGGTTGGCCAAATGGGCGATAGAGCTAGGGGGACACAATGTGGTTTTCAGACCACGTCCATCGATCAAGGGCCAAGTCTTGGCAGATTTTATGACAGAAGTCCCAGACGACAAAGACAGAGAATGCAAGGCAAGGGAGAAAGCTGAGAAAAAACAAACAGAAGAGCCATGGCTACTGTACACAGATGGTGCATCCAACGAAGATGGGGCAGGCGCAGGGCTAAGGCTAGTAAGCCCTGACAAACATGAGTTCACATACGCCATACGCCTAGACTTCAAGAGCACAAACAATGAAGCAGAGTATGAAGCCTTTCTGGCCGGCTTGCGTTTGGCAATCAAAATGGGAGTCCGACACATCGAAGCACATGTGGACTCCATGTTAGTAGCAGGCCAAATCAACGGCCAGTACGAAGCCAAGGGCGACATAATGGCACTCTATCTCAGCCAAGCAAAGACGTTGCTGCAAACCTTCTATTCttacaaggtgcaccacataaaCCGCAGTGAAAACAAGCCGGCAGACGCCTTAAGCAAGCTTGCGTCAACAAGCTTCCAGCACCTAGCCAAAGACGTACGCATAGAAGTTTTGAGCAACCCATCTGTTCCACTCAGAGAAGTCAGCGTCATCCAAACAGGAACCACGTCCTGGATGACACCCATAATCATGTACTTACAGTCCGGGATACTTCCAGAAAATAAAGCTGAGGCGCGGAAAATCAAGTATAAATCAGAACATTATCAGATGGCAGACGGGATACTGTACCGAAAGTCATATCTCGGCCCGCTGCTTAGATGTGTTGATGCCGACGACGCAAATTATCTAATCCGGGAAGTACATGAAGGCATTTGTGGTATCCACGCCGGGCCACGTATGGTAGTGGCAAAAGTAATGaacgccggttactactggcccgGAATGCATCTAGATGCCGTGAAGGAATTAAGGAAGTGCAGCGGCTACCAGCGGCATGCACCAAAAACCATGCGCCCAAAAAACGAACTGGTACCAgtaacaaccgcatggccctttcagcaatggggcatagacatggtggGCCCCTTCCCAGAAGCTCCGGGGGCAGTCAAGTTCATCATAGTCGCGGTAtattacttcaccaagtgggtggaagcCAAGACACTCGCATCAACCACGTCAGCAGTTGTTAAACGATTCATctgggaacaaatcatatgccgaTTCGGCCTACCACTCCGAATCATCACCGATAATGGAACAAACTTTGCAGCAGATGatctcgaacgatggttcaaggAACTAAATATCGAACATACCTTCTCGTCGGTCGCACATCCACAAGGGAATGGTCAAGTTGAGGCAGTCAACAAGAGCATCGTCGATGGCATAAAGGCAAGGCTCGGTGAAAAAAAGACGTGGGTGGGTCGATGA